The genomic region GTCCCGGTCGCATCCTGCAAAAGCGTCTGGTCGATCCTCAGGGCGATTTCCTGCCCCGGGACCAGCTCCCCTTCGACCAGGTGCTCCTTCAATATTTTCAAAGCCACGTTGTCGCCCATGCAGCCTCCTCGCCTGCCTGTCATTTGCTACCCTGGCGCCCAATCACCTGGCCGCCATTTTGCCGAGAAGCTCCTGCAGCACCACCGCGTTGTTATGCTCTTCGTCTTTTGCGGCGTACAGCAGAGTCACCGGCCCATTGGCGGCCTTGGCCGCTAATTCATGCAGCAGTTCCCCCTGCCCCTCAAGCTCGGCGCCATAGCGGCTTTTGAACTCCTGCCAGCGTTCGGGATCGTGGCCGAACCAGCGGCGCAACTCATCGCTTGGGGCAAGTTCTTTCTCCCAGCGGTCGACGTGCGCCCGCTCCTTGGAGATGCCGCGGGGCCAGAGTCGGTCGACGAGGATACGCAGGCCGTCCTTGGGGTCAGCTTCCTGGTAAATGCGCTTTATCTTCAGCATAAATCTCCCGTTGGGCGAGATCCAAGCACGGTTCAAAGTGCGTCGATCACCCTCTGCATGCTCTGTTTGACCGTCTCCGCCAGTTCGACCAGCTGGCTGTTCCCAACCAGGGAAAGGGCCGCGACCGGGTCCATGACCATAACCACGGTACGCCCCTCCGAAACGGAATAGACGACGACGTTGCACGGCAGCAGCGTACCGATGTTGAGC from Citrifermentans bremense harbors:
- a CDS encoding DUF488 domain-containing protein, producing MLKIKRIYQEADPKDGLRILVDRLWPRGISKERAHVDRWEKELAPSDELRRWFGHDPERWQEFKSRYGAELEGQGELLHELAAKAANGPVTLLYAAKDEEHNNAVVLQELLGKMAAR